Part of the Chitinophaga parva genome is shown below.
AACTTTTCCGCATTGGGCAGCTGGGCCCAGGCTTGCAGCACAAACTCCCGCTTCACGGGCTCTTCGGCTTTTTCCAGCCCGCTCAGTTGCTCCAGCCAGTAGTGCAGTGGCCGGGAAGCCGCTACTACCGCCGGTTCCGGCAGGAGCAGGGAAATGGTTTCCGCCAGGTCACCCACGGTATGGTAGCATTCTTCAAACAGCCATTCTTCCAGCCCTGTCACCTGCATGCACCAGGCTTTCAGCTGTGCCGCATTCACGGTGCGCCTGGGCCTGCGCCCGGAAAACAGGGCCAGTACCCAGGGCTTGTCCTTCACATCCGCCTGGGCAAAGTACTGGCTCAGCGCCTCCAGCTTTTCATTGGTCTTGGTGCTGTTGCTCACTACTTTTACCAGGTTTACAAAGTCCGTCATAAATGGCGTTTATCCGTTAGCGTTAGTTACTCTTCCGCGGGGAGCGTTTCATCGTTATGAATACCCGGCGCTTCGTCTGATGCTGCTGTGGGCGTTGCTTCCGGTTCATTGCCGGTATCGCCGCTGTCTTCATCCTCATCGCCAAACTGTGTTTTTATTTCCGCCGCTTCCAGGCCCAGTTTTTCCGTAAGGTAGCGCGCAAATACGCTGCTGAAGCCATGGGTGGCAAACACCCGTGCTGCACCGGTGGCCTGTACGGCCTGTAGTAATCCATCCCAGTCCGCATGATCAGAGAGGGCGAACCCCGCGTCTGCATTGCGGCGGCGCATGTGGCCACGTACCTGCATCCACCCGCTGCACACGCCCAGGGAGTAAGGATGGAAACGCCGCATCCAGGAAGAGCCTACCGCGCTGGGTGGGCAGATGATCACGGCATTGCGCAGCGTTTCCCTGGGGGTATCCGGGGTAATACGCTCTACCATGGGCAGGGGCCAGCCTGCATCCACGATCACCTGCTGGGTAATGGCAATGGCCCCATGCGCCAGGAAGCGGGGCGTAACCCCTTGCAGCAGACGCAGCAGGCGCTGTGCTTTGCCCAGGCTGTAAGCCGCCAGTACACTGGCTTTGCCGGCAGCCTGGTTACCGGCTATCCAGCTTTTGATCTCCTCCCCGATGTGCGCCTGCGGCTGCCAGCGGTAAATGGGCAGGCCAAAGGTGGACTCGGTAATGAAAGTATGGCAGCGCACCGGTTCAAACGGGGTGCTGATACCATCGTGCTCCACCTTGTAGTCTCCGCTTACCACCCATACTTCCCCGCCTGCCTCAATGCGCACCTGCGCGGAGCCGATGATATGCCCCGCGGGGTGAAAGGAAACGCTTACCCCATTGAAATAGATACTTTCCCCGTAAGGCACACCCTGCACCTGCAGGTCAGCGCCCAGCCGCAGTTTTAGCAGGGGCACACTGAAGTCCTGGCACAGGTAACGCCTGCTGCCCCAGCGGGCGTGGTCACTATGCGCATGCGTGATCACCGCCCGCTCCACGGGCTGCCAGGGATCGATGTAAAAATCGCCGGCAGGGCAGTAGATACCTTTATCTGTGAAGTGCAATAACATGGGGAAGGTTCAGTTACAGGAAAGGTACACACATAAAAAATGCCGGACCTGGGCCCGGCATTGCATATTTAAGATTTTAGGCCTAGTTGGCACTCACCCTCACATCCGCCGTGCTGTCACTCTTCTGCACAATGTAAATGTTCTTGTTCTCGAAATAGGCCGGGGTGGCATCGCCATCATGGGCATACACAGGTTGGAAATTATAGTTCGTGTACAGTTTGGCGCTTTGGTTCACTTCAGGGGTAAAGTACACCCCCTGGTCATGCAGCAAGGTGCCAAAGTAGTAGGTAAGCTCAAATCCTTTGAACGCCA
Proteins encoded:
- a CDS encoding ligase-associated DNA damage response exonuclease encodes the protein MLLHFTDKGIYCPAGDFYIDPWQPVERAVITHAHSDHARWGSRRYLCQDFSVPLLKLRLGADLQVQGVPYGESIYFNGVSVSFHPAGHIIGSAQVRIEAGGEVWVVSGDYKVEHDGISTPFEPVRCHTFITESTFGLPIYRWQPQAHIGEEIKSWIAGNQAAGKASVLAAYSLGKAQRLLRLLQGVTPRFLAHGAIAITQQVIVDAGWPLPMVERITPDTPRETLRNAVIICPPSAVGSSWMRRFHPYSLGVCSGWMQVRGHMRRRNADAGFALSDHADWDGLLQAVQATGAARVFATHGFSSVFARYLTEKLGLEAAEIKTQFGDEDEDSGDTGNEPEATPTAASDEAPGIHNDETLPAEE